One Arachis hypogaea cultivar Tifrunner chromosome 18, arahy.Tifrunner.gnm2.J5K5, whole genome shotgun sequence genomic window, TGCATTTATTATAGCCTGACAAGTTTTCTTCCACCACCAGTAGAATTCAACTGGAGACTTCCAGATcatatataaacaaatatatatatatatattttgtttgttCTCTATATTTTGTGTAACTTTGGATTCCTGTTGCTGTATAAAAAGAATTGCTTGTTGTGCTATCTCTTTCTTTTATGTATTTGCTTATGCTGGCATATTGTATTAGATACTCAATACACTCTTACATCTTTGCTTTGAAATGTTGTTAGCTTTGCAAAATTATCCCATTATTTTAGATTTCAAGAACACACTCTGTTTAACAGAACATAAGAAAAGCTCCTCCTAAGAAACTAGAAAGTGAAATTTGTTATCAAaggtttttttttaacttttaaggaAAAATATTAAGGTTATTATTAATcggagtattttttttaaaataaaactgaagtttttatttaataaatacattGAAAATCAAACTCTTTTTATATACACTTTTTCGGTTGATAACCTTCACATGTGTCCATACATGTTAAAGTGTTAAACAACCCTAAATAAAATGGCttgtgattttaatttattaattaatttaaaataaaaaatgtttggtAACTAAAGAAAATTAGTCAAAAGCAGCCATAACTTgctttatttagcattcattaattgttgcaacaattaattaatgctaaataaaaaaattctgacttttttttttgtctacctagcattACCCTTTAAAATTGTTATGATTGAGTTCGCCACTTTAGAATCTAATTTAGTTTGGTTGTGATATTTTTTCCAAAGTAAATCTTCCCGAAGATTTGTTACATCTAGGTAAAAGTAACTTCTCAAAATTGGTTATCAATTTTTCAACTATTAAAGCAAAAATTAATTGTCTCGTTATCAGTGTCTTTTCCCTCGTATTTAAGTAGATACTAACGGAAACAATGCTAGTCGTTAATGTTTATATCTGGCTGGAGAAAATAAGAAATGAACGGACACATACGTACAAAAATTTGCATTAGCTAGCGACCATTTAAAAGTTACattaacaagaacaaaaacacGTAAATAAACCAAATTAGGAAGAATTGAGCAGTGAGCAAAGGTGACTAGCTTGAATTTCAAATAAagaggaaaataagaataaaagaacaCTACATTTTAAGCCAAATCAGGCTGAAGCAACAATTCGTACATAATACAGGTACAAAACTTTCATCTACTACATCCATACCCTCGTCTAAGCAAATCTAAATGACTATTTAGATATCTGTAGATAAACCATCTGAGTGTATCCATTAAATACAGAGTTGTCAAATTTGGACAAACCAAGCCTTTGGAACAAGCCATATCGCCCATCTTCAACGATAGGACTAGACACACGAGCAGGATCATACCTTGTTTGATGGGTTAGGGAAGGGCCGGCAACAGGAGGGAGTTCCCAGTAAACATCGAGAATAGATTCAATATACCGGCTGTTCTGGAAATGTTGTTCATATGATATTGGCTTGTTGCTGTGATTGAAGTTATCACGCATGTAGCCTCTAACTCCCCACCATGCTTCATCTGGCCCACACAGTTCTTCGATATCAACTGCTTTCTCCCAGAATTTCTTCCTTCTCGATCTGACCCTAGCTTCGTCACTGTCTTTAAAGCAGCTGTGTCCACCGCCTGACATAAACAAAGGAACAAGTTCAGTAAGTTTTCTAGTATTGAGATAACCACTTCTGATTTTGAATAGAGAATGATTCAATGATGAAATTTATGCAACTTTCCACaattttctctccagcttcaaaTCCCTCACTTCATATAGTAACCAATGCCATAACACAGTCCTCAAGTcagtcaaatattttttttagtttggcCAAAGGGTATTATGGATCTATAATTGAGATCTAATACCAACCACGCTTGTGCCAGTATATGTATATTGTAATGTAATTAAATTCATTCACTAGAATATACTGACAGAAAAAGAAATTTCAGTAGAATATCATAATACACTAGGAAGGCGAGATATTACACACCACTTATATAAGATTGATCACATATCTGCCTCAATGAATAATGGTCACCAGTTCCAGTGTCATAATTGTCCTCAAACACAAGATGTCGGAATCCAGCTTTCAAGGCTTGCTCAACTCtgctcattaacatatataaaataacaataataataagcaACAGAAGTTTCATCAGAACAATCAACTATTGAACCAAGAATGTCAAAGATTTTGGAAGTAACCTTTTCAATTCATTCTGATGGTCATCGAAAAATATAAGCACGCGACTAAGGTCAGTAATCCCATGTTTCTTCATCACTTTGGGCCAGTCAACACTTCCAAAATCAACAAAGTCCTTTCCAGCATAATATGTGCAGTTTCCATCAACATAGGCAGGTCCCTTTTTCAGATACTTTTCTGGATGCCTAGGTGAAAGAGAAATAATTGGTCTGTCCGGCATAGCCTGCCGTAAAACCCAAGTTGAATGTCCCTTGAAAGCACCACTCTCAATCATCAGTTCTGGTTGCAACCACCGGGTCATAAACCAAAGCCCAAAGCTGTGGTCAAAACCCATCCCATACATGTTGTTTTTGATTGGCCGAGTTTCATATATAGGCACAAATTCTTCTAAAGCTCTAAGCAGATCTTTCGATGTCCATTCTACTGTTTTACCAAGTTTCGATCTGCCTTTACCAAGGATGAGACTATAAGCATCCAGCAAAAACAAAATGTATGACTAAATGATTTCAAAGTGTATATTCAAACTTCAACATCTAATTCTCAGCTCCAAAATCTCATGAATGGTTGCTTTATTGAGCTCATTTATAGcatatcaaaataataatactaattagAATCGCCGCTATCTTTGAACTGTGAGCTTGTTTAATATATAGAATTTAATGAAGTGAATAATGCGAAATCCATAAACAACTAATTAAGGAATGTAGCTCAAATCAGGATCAGGATCCGGAAATAATTAAATGAATCACATTTTAACAGTTCAGTTTGATCTTCCAGAAACAATCTAGCTAGCATTTTTAGTTTCGCACTCTCGATCCAAACGAAAACCGAATCAAGACAAAATTACAAACCCTAAGATAAAAAAGAAGTAAGATCAGATCAGACGGTAGAAACTTACACCAGGGCACGCCGAGGGTTCCAAAATCGGAAGCGAGGCCGTCGAGGCCGAAGAATCCGGCGCGAGATACGGGGTTGTAGGACGAGATGCAGACGAAGCCGCGCGAAGTGAAGAGCAACGAGGACGCAGCGAAGACCACGAGCAGCAGGAACACGGCGGCGCAAAGCCAGTAggaggtggaggaggaggaggaggcggatgcggtGGTTCCGAGGAGGCGGGAGATGTAATTGGAAGCCCTGTTGGTGGCGCGGAAGAggatgttgttgttcttcttggtcTTGGATTCGTCAGCGTTGGCAGCGGAGGCGGAAGATTCGTCGTCGTCGGCGAAGAGAGTGCCGCGGCGGGAGGAGAGTGCCCTCTCCAACATGTTTGTACCGAAATGGTGATGGCGGTGTGTCGGAGTTGTGCTCTGTGGCGATGACGATGCTGATGACAttctttatttcttgtatttatatttatttcttttttttttccttctaatttctattttatttatttatttattattattattattattattattattattattattattattattattctcttctttgtttttgttgttcTTCACATGATCCCATGATTCCCATCACATCACATCACGTACCATGCTCTCTTTTGTTTTGATTGCTCTTTTAGTCTTTTCAGTTACTAACTAGATGAACTTCTTAATCTCCTAACTTATAAAGTTTTACTAGTAgtatatatttgtatttaatgTTTCTACCAATCTAACTAATAAatgttttatttaaagtaaatctAATAAATTAGTCACGAATGGAACAATATAATTGTTTTGTATCTTGAAATGATAAAATGAGAAGCGgaggaaattaaaaggaaaaaaaaaaaaaaaagcaaaacaaaacagaaagaaagcaTAATATTAAGTGGAATACAACTTAGAAAAGAATATAAGAATGCTGAATTCATGGCTAGGGAAGTCCTtc contains:
- the LOC112771872 gene encoding uncharacterized protein is translated as MSSASSSPQSTTPTHRHHHFGTNMLERALSSRRGTLFADDDESSASAANADESKTKKNNNILFRATNRASNYISRLLGTTASASSSSSTSYWLCAAVFLLLVVFAASSLLFTSRGFVCISSYNPVSRAGFFGLDGLASDFGTLGVPWCRSKLGKTVEWTSKDLLRALEEFVPIYETRPIKNNMYGMGFDHSFGLWFMTRWLQPELMIESGAFKGHSTWVLRQAMPDRPIISLSPRHPEKYLKKGPAYVDGNCTYYAGKDFVDFGSVDWPKVMKKHGITDLSRVLIFFDDHQNELKRVEQALKAGFRHLVFEDNYDTGTGDHYSLRQICDQSYISGGGHSCFKDSDEARVRSRRKKFWEKAVDIEELCGPDEAWWGVRGYMRDNFNHSNKPISYEQHFQNSRYIESILDVYWELPPVAGPSLTHQTRYDPARVSSPIVEDGRYGLFQRLGLSKFDNSVFNGYTQMVYLQISK